In one Paenibacillus sp. JQZ6Y-1 genomic region, the following are encoded:
- a CDS encoding polyprenyl synthetase family protein, which produces MEQQLKQFLPQEWQVPGTLKESMLYSLMAGGKRLRPVFVIAAAEALGGSREAAAPVASAVEMVHTYSLIHDDLPAMDDDDYRRGKLTNHKVYGEAMAILAGDALLTHAFHAATDSVQHGVSAEAALHIVRDLAEYAGPRGMVGGQVADMEGEQGMTELSQLQYIHLHKTADLFMFSLTAGARTAGATDEQLEALRRFGSDIGLAFQIQDDILDVIGDEAKLGKKTQSDSKLQKVTYPYFIGLEASQQEVARLTASAKDALQQANLKDSSRLEEIADYLVQRDH; this is translated from the coding sequence ATGGAACAACAGCTGAAGCAGTTTCTGCCGCAGGAGTGGCAGGTGCCGGGGACGCTCAAGGAATCCATGCTGTATTCGCTGATGGCAGGTGGAAAGCGTCTGCGTCCCGTATTCGTAATTGCAGCAGCGGAAGCGCTTGGCGGAAGTCGGGAAGCTGCGGCTCCAGTTGCGAGTGCAGTCGAGATGGTACATACGTACTCACTCATTCACGACGATTTGCCTGCGATGGACGATGACGATTATCGTCGTGGTAAGCTGACCAACCACAAAGTCTACGGTGAAGCGATGGCAATTCTGGCAGGCGATGCTCTGCTAACCCATGCGTTTCATGCTGCTACCGATTCGGTACAGCATGGAGTAAGCGCCGAAGCTGCTCTGCATATTGTACGTGATTTAGCAGAATATGCTGGTCCGCGCGGTATGGTGGGCGGACAAGTTGCTGATATGGAAGGCGAGCAGGGCATGACGGAGCTATCGCAGCTGCAATATATTCATCTGCACAAAACAGCCGATCTGTTCATGTTTTCACTGACTGCCGGTGCACGAACTGCTGGCGCTACGGATGAACAGCTGGAAGCGCTGCGTCGCTTTGGCTCAGATATTGGGCTTGCTTTTCAAATTCAGGACGATATTCTCGATGTGATCGGCGACGAAGCCAAGCTTGGCAAAAAAACGCAGAGCGACAGTAAGCTGCAAAAGGTAACGTATCCGTATTTCATCGGCTTGGAGGCTTCGCAGCAAGAGGTGGCGCGGCTAACAGCAAGTGCGAAGGATGCGTTACAACAAGCCAATCTCAAAGACTCCAGTCGTCTGGAAGAAATCGCCGATTATCTGGTGCAACGCGATCATTAA
- the xseB gene encoding exodeoxyribonuclease VII small subunit: MAKAAKEQELNFEQAMDRLEEIVSELEHGDVPLEKAIDLFQQGMKLSQVCGSKLEEVERKIEMIVEEDGELRKKPFDAAESGEIID; the protein is encoded by the coding sequence ATGGCGAAGGCGGCAAAGGAACAGGAGCTTAATTTTGAACAGGCGATGGATCGACTGGAAGAAATCGTATCCGAACTGGAACACGGCGATGTACCGCTGGAAAAGGCGATTGATCTGTTTCAGCAAGGAATGAAGCTGTCGCAGGTTTGCGGCTCCAAATTGGAAGAAGTGGAACGTAAGATCGAGATGATCGTTGAGGAAGACGGCGAGCTGCGCAAAAAGCCTTTTGATGCTGCCGAAAGCGGTGAAATCATTGACTAG
- the xseA gene encoding exodeoxyribonuclease VII large subunit, whose translation MQQQQRIYSIKEINKYIRMKMESDPLLSEVWLRGEISNFTHHSSGHMYFTLKDEGSRIKCIMFASYNQRLPFIPKEGARVIARGYISVYERDGQYQFYATQMQPDGIGSLYLAYEQLKQRLEHEGLFDSSRKRALPQYPRTIGVVTSPTGAAVRDIVITLRRRYPVVNIIVYPVLVQGKGAAPSIVKAIRDLNALGEADVLIVGRGGGSLEELWAFNEEMVARAIVGSKIPIISAVGHETDFTIADFAADLRAATPTAAAELAVPSMNELKAQIGQLRRQLRQGLLRLSQRQRDRLNRLKRSPALLHPQRQLVQHMTRLDLLERRLTSSLQRRGHIQRDRLGRLNQRLARHNPQDQLVYAKRRTESARRQLELRMQQIVRQKQQKLGFGLKQLDALSPLKVMARGYSLVYDEPEQQLIKSVNQVSPGDMIKVNLEDGQLHCNVFTIEEAHNDGEGGKGTGA comes from the coding sequence ATGCAGCAACAGCAGCGCATATACTCCATCAAGGAGATTAATAAATATATCCGAATGAAAATGGAGTCTGATCCGCTGCTCTCCGAAGTCTGGCTGAGGGGCGAGATTTCCAATTTCACGCACCATTCGAGCGGACATATGTATTTTACGCTAAAAGATGAAGGTAGCCGGATTAAGTGTATTATGTTCGCATCGTACAATCAGCGGTTGCCGTTTATTCCGAAAGAAGGCGCGCGCGTCATTGCGCGCGGCTATATTTCTGTATATGAGCGAGACGGACAGTATCAATTTTATGCTACTCAGATGCAGCCGGACGGTATCGGCAGTCTGTATCTGGCGTATGAACAGCTCAAGCAGAGGCTGGAGCATGAAGGGCTGTTTGATTCCTCACGCAAACGGGCATTACCGCAATATCCGCGTACGATTGGTGTCGTTACGTCACCAACCGGTGCTGCGGTACGTGATATTGTCATCACCTTGCGTCGACGGTATCCGGTTGTCAACATCATAGTTTATCCGGTGCTGGTACAGGGGAAAGGTGCAGCACCTTCCATTGTCAAAGCGATCCGCGATCTGAATGCACTTGGCGAAGCCGACGTGCTGATTGTCGGTCGTGGCGGTGGTTCATTGGAAGAGTTATGGGCATTTAATGAGGAAATGGTGGCACGCGCTATCGTTGGCTCGAAGATTCCGATCATCTCCGCGGTGGGGCACGAAACTGATTTTACGATTGCTGATTTTGCTGCTGATCTGCGCGCGGCTACACCGACAGCAGCAGCAGAACTGGCAGTGCCGAGCATGAATGAGCTGAAAGCACAAATCGGTCAGTTGCGGCGCCAGCTACGTCAGGGATTACTCCGTTTGTCTCAGCGCCAGCGGGATCGCTTGAATCGACTCAAGCGCTCGCCTGCATTGCTGCATCCACAGCGTCAGCTCGTTCAGCATATGACTCGACTTGATCTGCTAGAGCGTCGTCTGACATCCAGTTTGCAGCGGCGCGGGCATATTCAGCGTGACCGACTCGGGCGATTGAATCAGCGTCTAGCACGTCATAATCCACAGGATCAGCTAGTGTATGCGAAACGTCGCACCGAATCTGCTCGTCGTCAATTGGAGCTGCGTATGCAGCAGATTGTGCGACAAAAGCAGCAGAAGCTGGGCTTCGGTCTCAAACAGCTGGATGCGCTCAGCCCGCTCAAGGTCATGGCGCGCGGCTACAGTCTTGTATATGATGAGCCGGAACAGCAGTTGATCAAATCGGTCAATCAAGTATCACCGGGCGATATGATCAAGGTGAATCTAGAAGATGGACAATTGCATTGTAATGTATTCACGATAGAGGAGGCGCACAACGATGGCGAAGGCGGCAAAGGAACAGGAGCTTAA
- the folD gene encoding bifunctional methylenetetrahydrofolate dehydrogenase/methenyltetrahydrofolate cyclohydrolase FolD: MAATIISGTQISKDIRQDIQQEVEKMKAQGAQPGLAVVLVGEDPASQVYVRNKEKACHDLGYYSEVHRLSAETSQDELLALVDKLNKQDNIHGILVQLPLPKHIEEKAVIDAISPIKDVDGFHPINVGNLVIGDDSLLPCTPAGVIEMIKRTGIDLSGKHAVVIGRSNIVGKPVSLLLQRENATVTMCHSRTANMKELTKQADVLVVAIGRANFVDASFIKPGAVVIDVGMNRLENGKLAGDVDFESAKEVSGPITPVPGGVGPMTITMLMQNTLVAARRAYGLN; this comes from the coding sequence ATGGCAGCAACAATCATTAGCGGTACACAGATTTCGAAGGACATCCGTCAGGACATCCAGCAGGAAGTGGAGAAAATGAAAGCGCAGGGTGCTCAGCCCGGACTGGCAGTTGTACTGGTCGGCGAAGACCCAGCTTCACAGGTTTATGTACGCAATAAAGAAAAGGCTTGCCATGATTTAGGCTACTATTCCGAAGTGCATCGTCTATCGGCTGAAACGTCGCAGGACGAACTGCTTGCCCTCGTTGATAAGCTGAACAAGCAGGACAATATTCACGGTATTCTCGTTCAGCTTCCATTGCCGAAGCATATTGAGGAAAAAGCAGTAATCGACGCGATTTCCCCAATCAAAGACGTAGACGGATTCCATCCGATCAATGTCGGTAATCTGGTGATCGGCGATGATAGTTTGCTGCCATGTACACCGGCAGGCGTGATTGAGATGATCAAACGCACGGGCATCGATCTGTCCGGCAAGCATGCGGTCGTCATCGGACGCAGCAATATCGTCGGTAAACCGGTGTCCCTGCTGTTGCAACGCGAGAATGCGACGGTTACGATGTGTCATTCCCGTACAGCTAACATGAAAGAGCTGACAAAGCAAGCGGATGTGCTCGTAGTAGCAATCGGTCGTGCTAACTTTGTCGATGCTAGCTTCATTAAGCCGGGTGCTGTTGTCATCGATGTGGGCATGAACCGCCTCGAAAATGGCAAGCTGGCGGGCGATGTTGATTTTGAAAGTGCGAAGGAAGTATCCGGTCCAATCACTCCGGTTCCGGGCGGCGTTGGTCCTATGACAATCACCATGCTGATGCAAAATACGCTGGTGGCTGCACGACGTGCCTATGGCTTGAACTGA
- the nusB gene encoding transcription antitermination factor NusB codes for MKRRLAREITVQSLYQMEMNEVQAKEAVEMLLEEAAADNESEVQVRDEVELSAYVLDVVNGVWNQREAIDGLLVDYLQNWQVSRLSRVDRQILRLAVYEMVFTEDVPAKVAVNEAIELSKHFGTEESGKFVNGVLGKMIQDLDKLKGKQQ; via the coding sequence ATTAAAAGAAGATTGGCGCGGGAGATTACGGTGCAAAGTTTGTATCAGATGGAAATGAATGAGGTGCAGGCGAAGGAAGCGGTCGAGATGCTGCTGGAAGAAGCGGCTGCGGATAATGAATCAGAAGTTCAAGTACGCGACGAAGTAGAACTGAGTGCGTATGTGCTGGACGTTGTAAATGGCGTCTGGAATCAACGCGAAGCGATTGACGGGCTGCTGGTGGATTATTTGCAGAATTGGCAGGTTAGCCGTCTGTCTCGTGTGGATCGTCAAATTTTGCGTTTGGCGGTGTATGAGATGGTGTTTACCGAGGATGTACCGGCGAAGGTTGCGGTCAATGAAGCAATTGAATTGTCCAAGCATTTTGGCACCGAGGAATCTGGCAAGTTCGTAAATGGCGTGCTTGGTAAAATGATTCAGGATCTCGACAAGCTCAAAGGCAAGCAGCAGTAA
- a CDS encoding DUF2273 domain-containing protein, which translates to MIWKQIWETHGGRILGVLAGICCGILYLTVGFWDMLFFALLVFIGYTVGRNRDLRLGPFIPWQRLGEWFGDRWRPFR; encoded by the coding sequence ATGATATGGAAACAGATCTGGGAGACGCACGGCGGACGTATTCTTGGCGTGCTGGCAGGCATCTGCTGCGGTATTTTGTATTTAACGGTTGGTTTTTGGGATATGTTGTTCTTTGCATTGTTAGTGTTCATAGGTTATACCGTCGGTCGAAACCGGGATCTCCGGCTTGGTCCGTTCATTCCGTGGCAGCGCCTCGGTGAATGGTTCGGCGACCGCTGGCGTCCATTTCGATGA
- the amaP gene encoding alkaline shock response membrane anchor protein AmaP — MAKIMDRLLLFIYSLSIGILSVLVILLLSGQVPMELDYRNEQNVYITIVIIAVVLFLLSIRFFYVSIRTERGNMNAVHQHTEFGDIQISLETIENMTLKVAERTRGVRDLKTRVRVIESGLDITIRAVVDGETPIPGLTESMQKSIHTEIEQITGIPVSNVSVYIANIVHSPAFKSRVQ; from the coding sequence TTGGCTAAAATTATGGATCGGCTGCTCTTATTTATTTACAGTCTCAGTATTGGTATTCTCTCCGTGCTGGTCATCTTACTGCTTAGCGGTCAGGTTCCCATGGAACTGGATTACCGGAATGAGCAAAATGTATATATCACCATCGTAATCATTGCCGTCGTACTATTCTTGCTTAGCATCCGCTTTTTCTATGTGTCCATTCGGACGGAGCGGGGGAACATGAATGCGGTGCATCAGCATACTGAGTTTGGCGATATTCAGATTTCACTGGAAACGATTGAAAATATGACGTTGAAGGTAGCGGAGCGAACGCGCGGTGTGCGGGATCTCAAAACCCGTGTTCGTGTGATTGAATCCGGTTTGGATATTACGATTCGTGCCGTTGTAGACGGCGAGACGCCGATTCCCGGTCTGACGGAAAGTATGCAAAAAAGTATTCATACCGAAATTGAGCAGATTACAGGGATTCCTGTGTCCAATGTTTCGGTCTACATCGCCAATATCGTTCATTCGCCTGCATTCAAGAGCAGAGTGCAGTAG
- a CDS encoding Asp23/Gls24 family envelope stress response protein, whose product MSTFPTEFERTDIGEIQIAPEVIEVIAGLATIEVNGVAGMSGGFAGGIAELLGRKNLSRGVKVEVGQREAAVDVSVIVQYGHRLPEVAAEIQRNVKRSIETMTGLSVIEVNVQIHDVHLETVEKAEESEFTHRVK is encoded by the coding sequence ACTGAATTTGAACGGACGGACATCGGCGAGATTCAGATTGCGCCCGAAGTGATCGAGGTCATCGCTGGTCTAGCGACGATTGAAGTGAACGGAGTGGCAGGCATGAGCGGCGGCTTCGCTGGCGGAATCGCTGAACTGCTGGGACGCAAAAATTTGTCCCGTGGTGTCAAAGTCGAGGTTGGTCAGCGCGAAGCAGCGGTTGACGTATCGGTTATTGTCCAATACGGACATCGTTTGCCAGAAGTGGCTGCCGAGATTCAACGCAACGTGAAACGTTCCATCGAAACAATGACCGGTCTGAGCGTTATTGAAGTCAACGTGCAGATTCACGATGTCCATCTGGAAACCGTGGAGAAAGCGGAAGAGAGCGAATTCACCCACCGTGTAAAATAA